In Lotus japonicus ecotype B-129 chromosome 5, LjGifu_v1.2, one genomic interval encodes:
- the LOC130718658 gene encoding leghemoglobin 2-like, with the protein MEDTNNKENMVPFTERQEALVETSWEAFKKNISHYSVLFYTFILEKSPEVKDMFFFLKDCDGVPHNNLKLEAQAEKLFEMTRDTAFQLRATGEIDVTDATFQYLGSVHVHRGVTDHHFVVVKEALLKTIKEAVGDKWSEEMSNAWEVAYDKLAIAIKKEMSES; encoded by the exons ATGGAGGATACAAATAACAAAGAGAACATGGTACCTTTCACTGAGAGGCAAGAGGCTTTAGTGGAAACCTCATGGGAAGCATTCAAGAAAAACATTTCTCACTACAGTGTTCTCTTCTACACCTT CATATTGGAGAAATCACCAGAAGTGAAGGACATGTTCTTTTTTCTAAAGGACTGTGATGGAGTGCCTCACAATAATCTTAAGCTCGAGGCTCAGGCTGAAAAACTTTTCGAAATG ACACGTGACACGGCGTTTCAACTCCGAGCAACCGGAGAAATAGATGTGACGGATGCTACATTTCAATATTTGGGTTCTGTCCATGTTCATAGAGGAGTTACGGATCACCATTTTGTG GTGGTTAAAGAAGCACTGCTGAAAACAATAAAGGAAGCAGTGGGGGATAAATGGAGCGAAGAAATGAGCAATGCTTGGGAAGTAGCCTATGATAAATTGGCAATTGCAATTAAGAAGGAGATGAGTGAAAGTTAG
- the LOC130717661 gene encoding coatomer subunit alpha-1-like, with the protein MLTKFETKSNRVKGLSFHPKRPWILASLHSGVIQLWDYRMGTLIDKFDEHDGPVRGVHFHHSQPLFVSGGDDYKIKVWNYKLHRCLFTLLGHLDYIRTVQFHHESPWIVSASDDQTIRIWNWQSRTCISVLTGHNHYVMCALFHPREDLVVSASLDQTVRVWDIGSLKRKNASPADDILRLSQMNTDLFGGVDAVVKYVLEGHDRGVNWASFHPALPLIVSAADDRQVKLWRMNDTKAWEVDTLRGHMNNVSCVMFHAKQDIIVSNSEDKSIRIWDATKRTGVQTFRREHDRFWILAAHPEMNLLAAGHDSGMIVFKLERERPAFVVSGDSLFYTKDRFLCFYEFSTQRDVQVLPFRRPGSLSLNQSPKTLSYSPSENAFLLCSDVDGGSYELYCISKDGYGRGGDVQDAKKGHGGSAVFVARNRFAVLEKSNNQVLIKNLKNEIVKKSVLPIATDAIFYAGTGNLLCRSEDRVVIFDLQQRILLGDLQTPFIKYVVWSNDMENVALLSKHAIIIASKKLVHQCTLHETIRVKSGAWDDNGVFIYTTLNHIKYCLPNGDNGIIKTLDIPIYITKVSGNTIFCLDRDGKSRTIIIDATEYIFKLSLLKKRYDHVMNMIRNSQLCGQAMIAYLQQKGFPEVALHFVKDERIRFNLALESGNIQIAVASATAIDEKDHWYRLGVEALRQGNAGIVEYAYQRTKNFERLSFLYLITGNKEKLSKMLKIAEVKNDVMGQFHNALYMGDIRERVKILENVGHLPLAYITASVHGLHDVAERLAAELGDNVPSLPEGKVPSLLIPPSPVISGSDWPLLRVMRGMFDGAFDNIGRGVADEEEYEAVDGDWGEELDIVDADGLQNGELEDGEVAEENDEEGGWELEDLGLGPEVDTPKASSATQSSVFVAPTPGMPVSNIWIQKSSLAADHAAAGNFDTAMRLLNRQLGIRNFAPLKSMFLDLHTGSHSYLRAFSSAPVIPLAIERDWTESSSPNVRGSPVLPFKLSQLDEKLKAGYRFFTAGKFTEALRTFVNILHTIPLIVVESRREVDEVKELIIIVKEYVLGLQMELKRREIKDNPARLQELAAYFTHCNLQAPHLRLALQSAMTVCFRSKNLASAANFARRLLETSPTIENQAKQARQVLAAAERNMTDATELNYDFRNPFVICGATYVPIYRGQKDVSCPYCTSRFVPSQEAQLCTVCDLAVVGADASGLLCSPSQKR; encoded by the exons ATGCTGACCAAGTTCGAAACCAAGAGTAACCGAGTAAAGGGTCTCAGCTTCCACCCCAAACGCCCATGGATCCTCGCCAGTCTCCACAGCGGCGTCATCCAGCTTTGGGATTACCGCATGGGAACCCTAATCGACAAATTCGACGAGCACGACGGCCCCGTCAGAGGCGTCCATTTTCATCACTCTCAACCCCTCTTCGTCTCCGGCG GTGATGATTACAAGATCAAGGTTTGGAACTACAAGCTGCATCGCTGTTTGTTTACGCTTCTGGGTCATCTTGATTACATCCGCACTGTGCAGTTTCACCATGAGAGTCCCTGGATTGTGAGTGCTAGTGATGATCAGACCATTCGCATCTGGAACTGGCAGTCACGGACCTGCATTTCGGTTCTTACTGGGCACAATCATTATGTTATGTGTGCGCTGTTTCATCCTAGGGAGGATCTCGTTGTGTCGGCGTCGCTGGATCAGACGGTTCGTGTTTGGGATATTGGGTCTCTCAAGAGGAAGAATGCTTCCCCTGCTGATGATATATTGCGGTTGAGTCAGATGAATACTGACCTATTTGGTGGGGTTGATGCTGTTGTTAAGTATGTTTTGGAAGGGCATGACCGCGGAGTTAATTGGGCTTCGTTTCATCCCGCGCTGCCTCTTATTGTCTCGGCTGCAGATGACCGGCAAGTGAAGCTTTGGAGGATGAACG ACACGAAGGCATGGGAAGTGGACACCTTGAGGGGGCACATGAATAATGTTTCCTGTGTTATGTTCCATGCCAAGCAGGATATCATAGTGTCTAATTCTGAGGATAAGAGTATTCGCATATGGGATGCGACAAAGCGAACTGGAGTCCAAACATTCCGCCGGGAGCATGACAGGTTTTGGATTCTTGCTGCTCATCCTGAGATGAATCTGCTTGCAGCTGGTCATGACAGTGGCATGATTGTTTTTAAGCTGGAGCGAGAAAGGCCTGCTTTTGTGGTTAGCGGTGATTCTTTGTTCTACACAAAAGATCGGTTCTTGTGTTTCTATGAATTTTCAACACAGAGAGATGTGCAAGTACTTCCATTCCGACGACCTGGCTCTTTAAGCTTGAATCAGAGCCCAAAGACTCTTTCCTATAGCCCATCTGAAAATGCATTTCTTCTGTGTTCAGATGTGGATGGTGGATCCTATGAATTATATTGCATATCAAAGGATGGTTATGGTAGAGGAGGTGATGTGCAAGATGCAAAAAAAGGCCATGGAGGATCAGCAGTCTTTGTGGCTCGTAATCGATTTGCTGTGCTTGAGAAAAGCAACAATCAAGTCctgataaaaaatttaaaaaatgagatTGTTAAAAAGAGTGTCCTTCCGATTGCCACCGATGCCATATTCTATGCAGGAACAGGCAACTTGCTATGTAGGTCAGAGGACAGGGTTGTTATATTTGATCTTCAGCAGAGGATTCTTCTTGGTGATCTTCAGACCCCTTTTATCAAATATGTCGTGTGGTCTAATGACATGGAAAATGTTGCTTTGCTCAGCAAACATGCCATTATAATTGCTAGCAAGAAGCTTGTGCACCAATGCACTCTCCACGAGACAATCCGTGTAAAGAGTGGAGCATGGGATGACAATGGTGTTTTCATTTACACAACACTAAATCACATCAAATACTGTCTTCCTAATGGAGATAATGGCATAATAAAAACTCTGGACATTCCAATTTATATCACAAAGGTTTCTGGAAACACAATCTTCTGCTTGGATCGGGATGGAAAGAGCAGAACAATAATTATTGACGCAACTGAATATATTTTCAAGCTTTCCCTCTTGAAGAAAAGATATGACCATGTTATGAACATGATAAGGAACTCACAGCTTTGCGGGCAGGCTATGATTGCTTATCTACAACAGAAGGGATTTCCTGAGGTTGCCCTGCATTTTGTGAAAGATGAGAGAATTCGGTTCAATTTGGCTTTAGAGAGTGGCAACATCCAAATTGCAGTTGCATCTGCTACAGCAATTGATGAGAAAGATCACTGGTATCGATTAGGGGTTGAGGCTCTTCGCCAAGGCAATGCTGGTATAGTAGAGTATGCATACCAGAGAACCAAAAATTTTGAGAGATTGTCTTTCCTTTATCTCATAACTGGTAACAAGGAGAAACTATCAAAAATGTTGAAAATTGCTGAAGTCAAGAATGATGTGATGGGCCAGTTTCACAATGCCTTATATATGGGTGATATTCGAGAACGTGTGAAGATCTTGGAGAATGTGGGCCATTTGCCTCTTGCTTACATCACTGCATCAGTCCATGGGCTACATGATGTTGCAGAACGGCTTGCAGCTGAACTGGGAGATAATGTTCCCTCTTTGCCAGAGGGAAAAGTACCGTCTCTTTTGATACCCCCATCACCCGTCATTTCTGGAAGTGATTGGCCCCTTCTCAGGGTCATGCGGGGCATGTTTGATGGTGCGTTTGACAATATTGGTCGGGGTGTTGCTGATGAAGAAGAGTATGAGGCTGTTGATGGTGATTGGGGTGAGGAGCTTGACatagttgatgcagatggcttACAAAATGGAGAATTGGAGGATGGAGAAGTGGCtgaagaaaatgatgaagaGGGTGGATGGGAGTTGGAGGATTTAGGGCTGGGCCCTGAAGTTGACACCCCAAAAGCTTCCAGCGCTACACAATCTTCAGTTTTTGTGGCCCCAACACCTGGCATGCCGGTAAGCAATATATGGATTCAGAAATCATCTCTTGCAGCTGATCATGCAGCTGCAGGAAATTTTGATACTGCAATGAGGTTACTGAACCGGCAGCTTGGGATAAGAAATTTTGCCCCCTTGAAATCCATGTTTCTCGATCTTCATACTGGGAGCCATTCCTATCTGCGTGCATTTTCGTCTGCTCCAGTCATACCACTTGCAATTGAAAGAGATTGGACCGAGTCATCTAGTCCAAATGTAAGAGGCTCACCAGTACTTCCTTTCAAGTTGTCCCAATTGGATGAAAAACTTAAAGCTGGTTATAGGTTCTTTACTGCTGGAAAATTCACAGAGGCTCTTCGGACATTTGTTAATATCCTTCATACAATTCCTTTGATTGTTGTGGAGTCAAGAAGGGAAGTGGATGAGGTGAAGGAACTGATTATCATAGTCAAAGAGTATGTTTTGGGTCTGCAGATGGAGCTGAAGAGGAGGGAAATCAAGGACAATCCAGCACGACTGCAGGAGCTTGCTGCTTATTTCACTCACTGCAACCTTCAGGCACCTCACTTGAGGTTAGCTTTGCAGAGTGCAATGACTGTCTGCTTCAGGTCAAAGAACCTTGCTTCTGCTGCGAACTTTGCCAGGCGGCTGCTTGAGACAAGTCCTACCATTGAAAACCAAGCTAAGCAAGCAAGGCAAGTGCTGGCAGCTGCCGAAAGAAATATGACTGATGCCACAGAGCTGAACTATGATTTCCGGAACCCATTTGTAATCTGTGGTGCGACATATGTGCCAATCTACCGAGGACAGAAGGATGTCTCTTGCCCATATTGCACATCTCGTTTTGTGCCAAGCCAGGAGGCGCAGCTATGTACTGTTTGTGACCTTGCTGTGGTAGGAGCAGATGCTTCTGGACTACTCTGTTCACCTTCCCAGAAACGCTGA
- the LOC130717663 gene encoding uncharacterized protein LOC130717663 has product MVLKLTLTSPHEAETQIEISLRQAFISLEPSLKPPFSLAIPNSDDYTHLNRAILHGVLAEPHLAKTHIKHLHGIVTDGYSTFINLLLDIVHTLYPKLLAPVKTQLLWVTEEMVHVSAIGFEPLLLTLLRQILGGDFSDGNLWLCSKMVTLFLENWECFLDEAPSVLCSALYVFLRVLHDHCSVNVEKLKTLRRLEIHFCVKVVREEFHLCLKIGRDFIRLLQDLVHVPEFQAIWKDLMVNPSSFNTPEFVGVSQFYHTRTSSKYALLRISPEMETQLRFLLTYVKFGNHKRHQLWFGRKFLNEPDKETVIVDMVKFICCAHHPPNEIIQSDIVPRWAVIGWLLKCCRKNHVENSVKLALFYDWLFFDGRVDNIMNIEPAMLLMVHCIPKYIDITNALLGFLLHLLDTYDVQHKDVIVKGVGSAFHSLASKGVIQSLDVLTSCPALSPLLRECLGRLLSDLKLGSSNGFLTGQF; this is encoded by the coding sequence ATGGTTCTGAAGCTCACCCTCACATCACCTCACGAAGCCGAAACCCAAATCGAAATCTCTCTCCGACAAGCCTTCATCTCTCTCGAACCATCCCTGAAACCACCCTTTTCCTTAGCCATTCCAAACTCCGATGACTACACTCACCTCAACCGCGCCATCCTCCACGGCGTTCTCGCCGAACCCCATCTCGCCAAAACCCACATCAAACACCTTCACGGCATTGTCACTGATGGGTACTCCACCTTCATCAACTTGCTCCTCGATATCGTTCACACCCTCTACCCCAAGCTCCTTGCTCCGGTGAAAACCCAGTTGCTCTGGGTCACTGAGGAAATGGTTCATGTATCTGCAATCGGGTTTGAACCTCTTTTACTTACCCTTTTGAGGCAAATCCTTGGTGGTGATTTCAGTGATGGAAATTTGTGGCTGTGTTCGAAAATGGTGACCCTCTTTCTGGAAAATTGGGAGTGTTTTCTGGATGAAGCACCGAGTGTTCTGTGTAGTGCACTGTATGTGTTTCTTAGAGTTTTGCATGATCATTGTTCTGTCAATGTTgagaagttgaagactctgaggcGTTTGGAGATTCATTTCTGTGTGAAGGTGGTGAGGGAAGAGTTTCACTTGTGTTTGAAAATTGGGAGGGATTTCATTCGGTTGTTGCAGGATTTGGTTCATGTTCCTGAGTTTCAGGCTATATGGAAGGACCTGATGGTGAATCCTTCAAGTTTCAACACTCCAGAGTTTGTGGGTGTTTCTCAGTTTTACCACACTAGGACTTCAAGTAAGTATGCTTTGCTTAGAATCAGTCCTGAAATGGAGACCCAGTTGAGGTTTTTGCTTACATATGTCAAGTTTGGGAATCATAAGAGGCATCAATTGTGGTTTGGTAGGAAGTTTCTCAATGAGCCTGATAAAGAGACTGTTATAGTTGACATGGTTAAGTTCATATGCTGTGCACACCATCCCCCAAATGAGATTATTCAGTCTGATATTGTTCCTAGATGGGCTGTGATTGGTTGGCTTTTGAAGTGTTGTAGGAAGAATCATGTTGAGAATAGTGTGAAACTGGCTTTGTTTTATGACTGGCTCTTCTTTGATGGAAGGGTGGACaacatcatgaacattgagccTGCAATGTTGTTGATGGTGCATTGTATTCCAAAGTACATTGACATAACTAACGCTCTTCTTGGGTTCTTGTTGCATCTTCTGGACACCTATGATGTGCAACATAAGGATGTTATAGTTAAAGGTGTTGGGTCAGCTTTTCACTCACTTGCTAGCAAAGGTGTGATTCAGTCGCTTGATGTTTTGACTTCTTGTCCTGCATTGTCACCTCTTCTAAGAGAGTGTCTTGGCAGGTTACTATCAGATTTAAAGCTTGGGAGTTCTAATGGATTTCTGACAGGACAGTTCTGA